The Thermococcus thermotolerans genome contains a region encoding:
- a CDS encoding indolepyruvate oxidoreductase subunit beta, with amino-acid sequence MKVKEYNIVIAGVGGQGVLTAANILGWAALRAGYKVRMGEVHGMSQRFGSVVSYVRFGEEVYGSMVPEGKGDVILGFEPVEALRYINHLRQGGMVVVNTKPIVPVQVSMGKARYPEIDEIKKIVEEDFRGKWIGFNAEELAIKAGHVVTTNTVLIGALTQIPEFPLDAEHVREVIRLSVPPKAVDMNMKAFDLGIEAAKEILGL; translated from the coding sequence ATGAAGGTTAAGGAGTACAACATAGTCATCGCCGGTGTCGGCGGCCAGGGTGTCCTCACAGCCGCAAACATCCTCGGCTGGGCCGCCCTCAGGGCCGGCTACAAGGTGAGGATGGGTGAGGTTCACGGGATGAGCCAGCGCTTTGGTAGCGTTGTCTCGTACGTCCGCTTCGGCGAAGAAGTTTACGGCTCAATGGTTCCCGAAGGAAAGGGCGACGTTATACTCGGCTTCGAGCCGGTCGAGGCCCTCCGCTACATCAACCACCTCAGGCAGGGTGGAATGGTCGTCGTCAACACCAAGCCCATCGTCCCAGTCCAGGTCTCGATGGGTAAGGCCCGCTACCCGGAGATCGACGAGATAAAGAAGATCGTGGAAGAGGACTTCCGGGGCAAGTGGATAGGCTTCAACGCCGAGGAGCTCGCCATAAAGGCCGGCCACGTCGTCACGACCAACACAGTCCTCATCGGTGCGCTGACCCAGATTCCCGAGTTCCCGCTCGACGCGGAGCACGTCAGGGAAGTCATAAGGCTCAGCGTCCCGCCGAAGGCCGTCGACATGAACATGAAGGCCTTCGACCTCGGAATTGAAGCCGCGAAAGAGATTCTGGGGCTTTGA
- the iorA gene encoding indolepyruvate ferredoxin oxidoreductase subunit alpha, with translation MAKVTDMVLWDKPGEKVLLLGNQAIARGALEANIAVYAAYPGTPSSELTDTMAIVAKKAGVYMEYSTNEKVAFETALAAAWSGLRAMTAMKHVGLNVAADTFLSSVGMGVEGGFVIMVADDPSMWSSQNEQDTRVYAKFANVPVLEPSSPHEAKEMTKYAFELSEKFKHFVILRTTTRTSHARGDVVLGELPEEIKAGKRKFGKFKKDPNRFVDVPANARKFHPIILEKIEKIREEFNDMPFNWIEGDESAKVGIIAPGLAYAYVKEALHWLGVENVKVLKLGTPFPVPYGLLEKFMDGLEKVLIVEELEPVVEEQVKTWAYDRGLRIPIHGKDLVPRVYEMTTRRAVTAIAKFLGIDVPLDYRELDAKYNKALEIVPPRPPSLCPACPHRNSFYAIKKATRARGIYPSDIGCYTLGLLPPLNAVDTTVAMGGSIGIAHGLEIAQHGSLSEEQRKKEKKVIVATIGDSTFYHTGLPALANAIYNRSNVLIVVLDNLVTAMTGDQPNPSTGQTPHGMGKRIPIEDVAKAMGADFVEVVDPYDIKKTYEVMKKALEVEGVSVVVSRQVCALYKIGQMRRRGEKWPIYYVDEEACTGCKVCINAYGCPAIYWDEEKRQARIEPSMCWGCGGCAQICPFGAFKPVEEGEE, from the coding sequence ATGGCGAAGGTTACCGATATGGTTTTATGGGACAAGCCAGGGGAGAAGGTTCTTCTCCTCGGCAACCAAGCGATAGCACGCGGTGCCCTTGAGGCGAACATAGCGGTTTACGCCGCCTACCCCGGAACCCCGAGTTCGGAGCTTACCGACACAATGGCCATCGTCGCCAAGAAGGCCGGCGTATACATGGAGTACTCGACCAACGAGAAGGTCGCCTTCGAGACGGCTCTGGCCGCTGCATGGAGCGGTCTCCGTGCCATGACGGCAATGAAGCACGTCGGCCTCAACGTTGCTGCAGACACCTTCCTCAGCTCCGTCGGCATGGGCGTCGAGGGTGGATTCGTCATAATGGTGGCGGATGACCCGAGCATGTGGTCTTCACAGAACGAGCAGGACACGAGGGTTTACGCGAAGTTCGCCAACGTCCCGGTTCTTGAGCCGAGCTCGCCCCACGAGGCCAAGGAAATGACGAAGTACGCCTTCGAGCTCAGCGAGAAGTTCAAGCACTTCGTCATTCTAAGGACGACCACCAGGACCTCTCACGCTCGCGGTGACGTCGTTCTTGGGGAGCTCCCGGAGGAAATAAAGGCAGGAAAGAGGAAGTTTGGAAAGTTCAAAAAAGACCCGAACAGGTTCGTTGACGTTCCTGCCAACGCAAGAAAGTTCCACCCGATAATCCTGGAGAAGATAGAGAAGATCCGCGAGGAGTTCAACGACATGCCCTTCAACTGGATAGAGGGCGACGAGAGCGCGAAGGTCGGTATAATAGCTCCGGGATTGGCATACGCCTACGTCAAGGAAGCCCTTCACTGGCTTGGAGTTGAGAACGTAAAGGTCCTCAAGCTCGGAACCCCATTCCCGGTTCCCTACGGCCTGCTTGAGAAGTTCATGGACGGCCTTGAGAAGGTCCTCATCGTTGAGGAGCTTGAGCCCGTCGTTGAAGAGCAGGTCAAGACCTGGGCATACGACAGGGGTTTGAGGATCCCGATCCACGGGAAAGACCTCGTGCCCAGAGTTTACGAGATGACCACCAGGAGGGCGGTTACGGCTATAGCCAAGTTCCTCGGCATTGATGTCCCGCTGGACTACAGGGAGCTCGACGCCAAGTACAACAAAGCCCTTGAGATAGTCCCGCCGAGACCGCCGAGCCTCTGTCCGGCATGTCCCCACAGGAACAGCTTCTACGCCATAAAGAAGGCCACCAGGGCGAGGGGCATCTACCCGAGCGATATAGGCTGTTACACCCTCGGTCTCCTCCCGCCGCTCAACGCGGTTGACACCACCGTCGCGATGGGCGGCTCAATAGGCATCGCCCACGGCCTTGAGATAGCCCAGCACGGCTCCCTGAGCGAGGAGCAGAGGAAGAAGGAGAAGAAAGTCATAGTGGCCACCATAGGCGACTCGACCTTCTACCACACCGGACTTCCTGCCCTGGCCAACGCCATCTACAACCGCTCTAACGTGCTCATAGTGGTTCTCGACAACCTGGTCACGGCCATGACCGGCGACCAGCCGAACCCGAGCACCGGTCAGACGCCTCATGGCATGGGCAAGAGGATCCCGATAGAGGACGTCGCTAAGGCCATGGGTGCCGACTTCGTCGAGGTCGTTGACCCCTACGACATAAAGAAGACCTACGAGGTCATGAAGAAGGCCCTCGAGGTCGAAGGAGTCAGCGTCGTCGTGTCGAGACAGGTCTGTGCCCTCTACAAGATAGGCCAGATGAGAAGGAGAGGCGAGAAGTGGCCAATATACTACGTTGACGAAGAGGCCTGCACCGGCTGTAAGGTCTGTATCAACGCCTACGGATGTCCTGCCATCTACTGGGACGAGGAGAAGAGGCAGGCAAGGATAGAGCCCAGCATGTGCTGGGGCTGCGGTGGGTGTGCGCAGATCTGTCCGTTCGGTGCCTTCAAGCCCGTGGAGGAGGGAGAGGAATGA
- a CDS encoding acetate--CoA ligase family protein, with the protein MTFDYFFKPKGIAVIGASNDPLKLGYEVFKNLKDYKDGKVYPVNVKDEVVQGVKAYKNVKDIPGEVDLAVVVVPKRFVKPTIEDCGEKGVKGIILITAGFGEVGEEGKKEERELVEIAHRYGMRIVGPNCVGIMNTHNDMNATFVMNAKKGDIAFISQSGALGAGIIYKTVKEGIGFSKFVSIGNMADVDFSEFMEYLADTEEDKAIALYIEGLKDGRRFMEVAKRVTKKKPVIVLKAGKSESGARAASSHTGSLAGSYKIYEAAFKQSGIIVADTIDDMLSMARAFTQPLPKGKRVAIMTNAGGPGVLTADEIDKRGLKLADLEEETIEGLRSFLPPMAAVKNPVDMIASARGEDYYKTAKLLLEDPNVDMLISICVVPTFAGMTPTEHAEGVIKAVKEVNNGKPVLGLFMAGYVSEKAKELLEANGIPSYERPEDVAAGAYALVEFAKARGVLKEE; encoded by the coding sequence ATGACGTTTGATTACTTCTTCAAGCCAAAGGGCATAGCGGTTATTGGGGCATCCAACGACCCGCTCAAGCTTGGCTATGAGGTCTTCAAGAACCTCAAGGATTACAAAGATGGCAAGGTTTACCCCGTGAACGTCAAGGACGAGGTTGTTCAGGGAGTCAAAGCGTATAAGAACGTAAAGGACATCCCCGGCGAGGTCGACCTTGCGGTCGTTGTAGTCCCGAAGCGCTTCGTCAAGCCCACCATAGAGGACTGCGGTGAGAAGGGCGTTAAGGGGATAATCCTAATTACAGCAGGCTTCGGTGAGGTCGGAGAGGAGGGGAAGAAGGAAGAGAGGGAGCTCGTCGAGATAGCCCACAGGTACGGCATGCGCATAGTCGGCCCCAACTGCGTCGGCATAATGAACACCCACAACGACATGAACGCCACCTTCGTGATGAACGCGAAGAAGGGCGACATAGCCTTCATAAGCCAGAGCGGTGCCCTCGGAGCGGGAATAATCTACAAGACGGTCAAGGAGGGCATAGGCTTCTCGAAGTTCGTGAGCATAGGCAACATGGCGGATGTTGACTTCTCCGAGTTCATGGAATACCTGGCAGACACCGAGGAGGACAAGGCGATAGCGCTCTACATCGAGGGCCTCAAGGACGGGAGGCGCTTCATGGAGGTCGCTAAGAGGGTGACCAAGAAGAAGCCCGTCATAGTCCTCAAGGCAGGGAAGAGCGAGAGCGGAGCGAGGGCAGCTTCGAGCCACACAGGCTCACTCGCAGGCTCGTACAAGATATACGAGGCGGCATTCAAGCAGAGTGGAATAATCGTCGCGGACACGATAGACGACATGCTCAGCATGGCGCGCGCTTTCACCCAGCCCCTTCCGAAGGGCAAGCGCGTCGCCATAATGACCAACGCCGGCGGACCAGGAGTCCTCACCGCCGACGAGATAGACAAGCGCGGATTAAAGCTCGCCGACCTTGAGGAGGAGACTATCGAGGGGCTCCGCTCGTTCCTTCCGCCGATGGCCGCTGTGAAGAACCCGGTTGACATGATCGCGAGTGCTCGCGGGGAGGACTACTACAAAACGGCAAAGCTTCTCCTTGAGGACCCGAACGTTGACATGCTCATAAGCATCTGCGTCGTCCCCACCTTCGCGGGAATGACCCCGACGGAACACGCTGAGGGCGTTATCAAGGCCGTTAAGGAGGTCAACAACGGCAAGCCCGTCCTCGGCCTCTTCATGGCGGGCTACGTGAGTGAAAAGGCCAAAGAGCTTCTCGAAGCTAACGGAATTCCAAGCTACGAGAGGCCCGAGGACGTTGCTGCCGGCGCTTATGCGCTTGTGGAGTTTGCGAAGGCAAGGGGAGTTTTGAAGGAGGAGTGA
- a CDS encoding metal-dependent hydrolase — protein MVKVKFLGHAAFLIEGSKKILIDPFLTGNPAAATKPEELDADLILVTHAHGDHVGDAAEIARRTGAKIVAMYDIANYLVESEKGITTIGMNYGPTEVDGVKIVQVPAWHSSSDGKYSIGNACGYIVELDGVKIYHAGDTYVFRDMELFNELYGPIDVALLPIGGHFTMGVREAAKAVELLKPKKVVPMHYNTWPPISADPEEFRKLVGDRAEVVILKPGETLEL, from the coding sequence ATGGTGAAGGTGAAGTTTCTGGGCCACGCGGCTTTTCTGATAGAGGGGAGCAAGAAAATCCTGATAGACCCGTTCCTCACGGGCAACCCAGCGGCCGCCACCAAGCCAGAGGAACTCGACGCTGACCTCATACTCGTAACCCATGCCCACGGCGACCACGTCGGCGATGCCGCCGAGATAGCCAGGAGAACAGGGGCAAAAATCGTTGCGATGTACGACATAGCCAACTACCTCGTTGAGAGCGAGAAGGGAATAACCACCATCGGCATGAACTACGGTCCGACGGAGGTTGACGGTGTCAAAATCGTCCAGGTTCCTGCCTGGCACTCCAGCAGTGACGGCAAGTACAGCATAGGCAATGCCTGCGGCTACATCGTCGAGCTCGATGGCGTTAAGATATACCACGCAGGGGATACCTACGTCTTCAGGGACATGGAGCTCTTTAACGAGCTCTACGGGCCTATAGACGTTGCCCTGCTTCCGATAGGCGGTCACTTCACGATGGGCGTTAGAGAGGCCGCTAAAGCGGTGGAGCTTCTCAAGCCGAAGAAGGTGGTGCCGATGCACTACAACACATGGCCACCGATTTCAGCTGACCCCGAAGAGTTCAGAAAGCTGGTGGGGGACAGGGCGGAAGTCGTAATCCTCAAGCCCGGGGAAACCCTGGAGCTTTGA
- a CDS encoding cell wall-binding repeat-containing protein, producing MVKRALALALILLAFSSSLLPLSSAQDGGEKPKYDLIIVRNDDMIDYIVALPYAKMLDVPILPVNPKELDPGTIAQLQSYAQFGWNHVLIIGDSQAVSDNVQDELLRMGFIVERIGGAVRTETAAKLALRFYPNGYETVVVASSSDYGSALAAARWAMIYGYPLLLTQEDALSDSTANALKKLNPNLVLLMGAGMSKDVQKKIEEMGYETYWVKENLEIRLPEQPKETNWVLIIAAVLLSLAIAVPVSLYYAKKRWAANRVPIEVLTEKERIVVKAILEKGGIIKQEELPELTGYSRPTISRIIQELEKKQLVEREKVGKTFTVKLTKEIILRE from the coding sequence ATGGTTAAAAGGGCCTTGGCGTTGGCGCTCATCCTGCTGGCATTTTCATCATCCCTGCTTCCATTATCTTCCGCTCAGGATGGAGGCGAGAAGCCCAAATACGATTTAATCATAGTCCGAAACGATGATATGATTGATTACATCGTCGCTCTTCCCTACGCGAAGATGCTTGACGTCCCAATTCTTCCCGTTAATCCGAAGGAACTCGACCCCGGTACTATAGCTCAGCTCCAGAGCTACGCCCAGTTCGGATGGAATCACGTGCTCATAATAGGCGACTCCCAAGCTGTAAGCGACAACGTCCAAGACGAACTGCTCAGGATGGGGTTCATTGTGGAGAGGATAGGCGGCGCGGTTAGAACTGAAACCGCCGCAAAGCTGGCGTTGCGCTTTTATCCCAACGGCTACGAGACCGTTGTGGTAGCGAGCTCAAGCGACTACGGCTCCGCACTGGCCGCCGCCAGGTGGGCGATGATATACGGCTACCCCCTGCTCCTCACCCAGGAAGATGCCCTCTCGGACTCAACAGCAAACGCTCTGAAAAAGCTCAACCCGAACCTGGTTCTCCTTATGGGTGCGGGCATGTCCAAGGACGTCCAGAAGAAGATAGAGGAGATGGGGTACGAGACCTACTGGGTCAAGGAGAACCTGGAGATAAGGCTTCCGGAACAGCCAAAGGAGACAAACTGGGTGCTGATAATAGCGGCAGTACTGCTCTCCCTTGCCATCGCGGTTCCGGTTTCCCTTTACTACGCCAAGAAGCGCTGGGCTGCCAACAGGGTTCCCATAGAGGTGCTGACCGAGAAGGAGCGTATAGTCGTCAAGGCGATTCTTGAGAAGGGAGGAATCATCAAACAGGAGGAGCTGCCAGAACTCACGGGCTACTCCAGGCCGACCATAAGCAGGATCATCCAGGAGCTTGAGAAGAAGCAACTCGTCGAGAGGGAGAAGGTCGGCAAGACGTTCACGGTAAAGCTCACGAAGGAGATAATCCTCAGGGAGTAA
- a CDS encoding DUF7128 family protein yields the protein MGAVAELKAVIFYDRDGTRYYRCPRCGMLFRNSKDYTRHVNRSHGHLFKK from the coding sequence GTGGGGGCAGTGGCGGAGCTGAAGGCGGTTATATTCTACGACCGCGATGGCACCCGCTACTACCGCTGCCCGCGCTGCGGAATGCTCTTCAGGAACTCCAAGGACTACACGAGGCACGTAAACAGGTCCCATGGCCATCTCTTCAAGAAGTGA
- a CDS encoding creatininase family protein, producing the protein MRMEELTWPEFEGLKERVGTVIIPVGSVEAHGRHLPLGTDVFAPVEIAERVEERLRRLGVEVLIAPPVWYGHTFVLDIYPGTINVDGDAFKAYVREIIKEFAAEGFGRIILLNGHGGNYSPLVLAAEEVAGEFPETEIWLINWWLDFREDILSICSSQGHAGQDETSVMLAIRPELVKMENARGEKRSSKVRIIKKDIGKELFPEGVNDDPSLATAEKGEAILSVVSEKIARLIAGGT; encoded by the coding sequence ATGAGGATGGAGGAGCTAACGTGGCCCGAATTCGAGGGTCTTAAGGAGCGTGTTGGCACCGTTATAATCCCCGTGGGGAGTGTTGAAGCTCACGGGAGGCATTTACCCCTTGGAACAGATGTCTTTGCCCCTGTGGAGATAGCAGAGCGGGTCGAGGAGAGGCTCCGCCGGCTGGGTGTTGAAGTTCTCATAGCCCCACCCGTGTGGTACGGGCATACCTTCGTCCTTGACATATATCCCGGAACCATAAACGTGGATGGAGACGCGTTCAAGGCCTACGTTCGCGAGATAATAAAAGAGTTCGCGGCCGAAGGGTTCGGGAGAATCATCCTCCTCAACGGGCACGGTGGAAACTACTCGCCGCTGGTTCTTGCGGCTGAAGAAGTGGCCGGAGAGTTTCCGGAGACCGAGATCTGGCTCATAAACTGGTGGCTGGACTTCCGCGAAGACATACTGAGCATATGCTCCAGCCAAGGGCATGCGGGCCAGGACGAGACGTCTGTAATGCTGGCAATAAGGCCTGAACTCGTGAAGATGGAAAACGCTAGGGGAGAAAAGAGGAGCTCAAAGGTGAGAATAATCAAAAAAGACATAGGAAAGGAACTGTTCCCCGAAGGGGTAAACGATGACCCCTCCCTGGCGACGGCGGAGAAGGGGGAGGCAATCCTGAGCGTCGTTAGTGAAAAGATAGCCCGTCTTATAGCGGGGGGTACTTGA
- the speE gene encoding polyamine aminopropyltransferase — protein MGFNEKERAFIEWYPRGYGVGFKVKERLFETQTQYQRLELYETEGFGKLLVLDGTVQLVEVGEESYHEPLVHPVMLAHPNPRRVLIIGGGDGGTLREVLRHETVERATMVEIDEMVMEVSKLYLNVARGAFEDPRAEVIVGDGVKYLRETEEHFDVIIVDSTDPVGPAKLLFSEEFYRSAYEKLNEKGLYITQAGSVYLFTNELLDAYRAMKRVFDRVYYFSFPVIGYASPWSFLVGVKGDVDFTRIDMERAKKLELYYYDPERHETLFQMPKYVRDLLEGTQ, from the coding sequence ATGGGATTCAACGAAAAGGAGAGAGCGTTCATAGAATGGTACCCTCGCGGTTACGGTGTGGGCTTTAAGGTCAAAGAGAGGCTGTTTGAGACACAGACGCAGTATCAGAGGCTTGAGCTGTACGAAACCGAGGGGTTCGGCAAGCTCCTCGTTCTCGACGGCACGGTTCAGCTTGTAGAAGTTGGCGAGGAGAGCTACCACGAACCGCTGGTTCACCCGGTTATGCTGGCCCATCCCAATCCGAGGAGGGTTCTCATCATCGGTGGAGGGGACGGCGGGACTCTCAGGGAAGTCCTGAGGCACGAAACCGTTGAGAGGGCCACTATGGTAGAGATAGACGAGATGGTCATGGAGGTTTCGAAGCTCTACCTCAACGTTGCGAGGGGCGCCTTTGAGGATCCCCGGGCAGAGGTGATAGTCGGCGACGGTGTGAAGTACCTCAGGGAGACGGAAGAGCACTTTGACGTCATCATAGTCGACTCCACAGACCCCGTTGGCCCGGCAAAGCTCCTCTTCAGTGAGGAATTTTACCGCTCAGCATATGAGAAGCTGAACGAAAAAGGTCTGTACATCACGCAGGCGGGGAGCGTTTACCTCTTCACGAACGAGCTCCTCGACGCATACAGGGCCATGAAGAGGGTCTTTGACCGGGTTTATTACTTCAGCTTCCCGGTAATCGGCTATGCCTCTCCCTGGAGCTTCCTCGTTGGAGTTAAGGGAGACGTTGACTTCACCAGAATCGACATGGAAAGGGCAAAAAAACTGGAGCTGTACTACTACGACCCCGAGAGGCATGAGACACTCTTCCAGATGCCGAAATACGTCAGAGACCTCCTTGAAGGGACCCAGTAA
- a CDS encoding pyruvoyl-dependent arginine decarboxylase: MSWTTPKRAFIGAATAEGGTKLNAFDNALLKLGIGNVNLVKLSSVIPAHIEWIEEVHDVPIGMLLPTVYAHIESDEPGMTISAALGIGISEGNEGGLIYEYSGYCTKEEAEEMVRKMVEEGFAMRGWKLAEFKVASASITVKDRPAAAIAAVVMFPY; the protein is encoded by the coding sequence ATGAGCTGGACAACCCCCAAGAGAGCTTTTATCGGTGCCGCTACCGCTGAGGGAGGAACCAAGCTCAACGCCTTTGACAACGCACTCCTCAAGCTCGGCATAGGAAACGTTAACCTCGTCAAGCTGAGCAGTGTCATCCCGGCACACATCGAGTGGATCGAGGAGGTCCACGATGTCCCGATAGGAATGCTCCTTCCGACCGTTTATGCACACATCGAGAGCGACGAGCCGGGTATGACCATCAGCGCTGCCCTGGGGATAGGCATCAGCGAGGGCAACGAGGGGGGCCTCATCTACGAGTACTCCGGCTACTGCACCAAGGAAGAGGCGGAGGAGATGGTCAGGAAGATGGTGGAGGAAGGCTTCGCCATGCGCGGCTGGAAGCTGGCCGAGTTCAAGGTCGCGAGCGCAAGCATAACCGTGAAGGACAGGCCGGCGGCGGCAATAGCCGCGGTCGTGATGTTCCCCTACTGA
- a CDS encoding cation:proton antiporter, whose protein sequence is MEIIGYVFVIIAFARLLAEGFERLGYPGFLGEITAGMILSAVLLEMPRDQMLLMAELGLFFLMISAGLEVTPEELHYAGKKTLPLYVVTYLVMLLVTLPFTGWELNSDALIVAAIISTASAPIVLRLKRFFGEDFIHVALSYAVISEIMSLFIVYVMVRIHETPGDYMPVVESILKDAVFIGVLMYVNYIIGIKHKVMIIRFLRRLKSDEAVFGLFMVLSTSLAFISDEIGLHFSIGGFMAGLMMHSDLVGTKQYDRLTTIVSGVTYGIFAPIFFAWRGLNFETELSFVVIEFFVLVYAVRLLLSAAIVRHGDVSTSIVRGAGIASFGVLGLLVGEIGFVSGVLSQHMYAMASLASVLGIFTSATLGRAVNRYQLKSSESVA, encoded by the coding sequence ATGGAAATCATAGGGTACGTGTTTGTCATCATAGCCTTCGCAAGACTGCTCGCTGAAGGCTTTGAGAGGCTGGGCTATCCTGGATTTCTCGGTGAGATAACGGCAGGAATGATACTCAGCGCCGTCCTACTTGAGATGCCGAGGGACCAGATGCTCCTCATGGCCGAGCTCGGCCTGTTCTTCCTGATGATCTCGGCGGGTCTGGAGGTAACCCCTGAGGAGCTCCACTACGCCGGGAAGAAGACCCTGCCCCTCTACGTGGTCACATATCTGGTCATGCTGCTGGTCACGCTCCCCTTCACCGGGTGGGAGCTTAACTCCGACGCCCTCATCGTTGCGGCGATAATTTCAACGGCCTCAGCCCCCATAGTCCTGAGGCTCAAGAGGTTCTTCGGGGAGGACTTTATCCATGTGGCACTATCCTACGCGGTCATAAGCGAGATAATGAGCCTCTTCATAGTCTACGTTATGGTCAGGATACACGAAACCCCCGGGGACTACATGCCAGTCGTCGAGAGCATACTGAAGGATGCCGTCTTCATAGGCGTCCTCATGTACGTCAATTACATAATAGGAATAAAGCACAAGGTCATGATAATACGCTTCCTCCGCAGGCTCAAGAGCGATGAGGCGGTTTTTGGCCTCTTCATGGTACTCTCAACGTCTCTGGCATTCATCAGCGACGAGATAGGCCTTCACTTCAGCATAGGTGGATTTATGGCAGGTCTCATGATGCACAGCGACCTAGTCGGAACGAAGCAGTATGACAGGCTCACAACCATCGTCAGCGGCGTCACCTACGGCATCTTCGCCCCTATATTCTTCGCATGGCGCGGCCTCAACTTCGAGACCGAGCTGTCGTTCGTGGTAATAGAGTTCTTCGTCCTCGTGTACGCGGTAAGACTGCTCCTTTCCGCAGCCATCGTGAGGCATGGTGACGTTTCAACGTCAATCGTCAGGGGTGCAGGAATAGCCAGCTTCGGCGTCCTCGGCCTGCTCGTTGGTGAGATAGGTTTCGTTTCGGGTGTCCTGAGCCAGCACATGTACGCAATGGCATCCCTCGCCAGCGTCCTGGGAATCTTCACCTCCGCCACTCTGGGAAGGGCAGTCAACCGTTACCAGTTAAAATCCTCTGAAAGCGTGGCTTGA
- a CDS encoding ACT domain-containing protein yields the protein MRHYEIVRIRENGKVELPRDYAYELGIVEGAYFLLEIDTDLNEVHMERIALPGKKLVEVELIVEDKPGVLAKISGLFGKHGANILFSEAEELEGIELAGIVAVIDVSGMSGTLEELRAELEGLDVVREVTLRPLE from the coding sequence ATGAGGCACTATGAGATAGTGAGGATAAGGGAGAACGGCAAGGTGGAGCTTCCCAGGGATTACGCGTACGAACTGGGAATCGTTGAGGGTGCGTACTTCCTTCTGGAGATAGACACCGACCTCAACGAGGTTCACATGGAGAGAATAGCCCTCCCTGGAAAGAAGCTCGTGGAAGTGGAGCTCATAGTGGAGGACAAGCCCGGCGTTCTTGCCAAGATAAGCGGGCTTTTTGGAAAACACGGGGCGAACATACTCTTCAGCGAGGCCGAGGAGCTTGAGGGCATAGAGCTGGCCGGGATAGTTGCGGTCATAGACGTAAGTGGGATGAGCGGCACGCTGGAAGAGCTTAGGGCGGAGCTTGAAGGGCTGGACGTTGTTAGGGAGGTCACCCTAAGACCACTGGAGTAG